One Saccharomyces mikatae IFO 1815 strain IFO1815 genome assembly, chromosome: 16 genomic region harbors:
- the COQ6 gene encoding putative N,N-dimethylaniline monooxygenase COQ6 (similar to Saccharomyces cerevisiae COQ6 (YGR255C)), with the protein MLFSKIMLTRRILMRGLATAKSSTPTLTDVLIVGGGPAGLTLAASIKNSPQLKGLKTTLVDMVDLKDKLSNFYNSPPDYFTNRVVSVTPRSIHFLENNAGATLMHDRIQSYDGLYVTDGCSKATLDLARDSMLCMIEIINIQASLYNRISQYDPKKDSIDIIDNTKVVNIRHSDPNDPLSWPLITLSNGEVYKTRLLVGADGFNSPTRRFSQIQSRGWMYNAYGVVASMKLEYPPFKLRGWQRFLPTGPIAHLPMPEDNATLVWSSSERLSRLLLSLPPESFTALINAAFVLEDADMNYYYRTLEDGSMDTNKLIEDIKFRTEEIYATLKDDSEVDEKYPPKVVSIIDKTRARFPLKLTHADRYCTDRIALVGDAAHTTHPLAGQGLNMGQTDVHGLVYALEKAVERGLDIGSSLSLEPFWAERYPSNNVLLGMADKLFKLYHTSFPPVVALRTLGLNLTNKISPIKNVIIDTLGGNEK; encoded by the coding sequence ATGCTTTTCTCGAAAATTATGCTTACTCGGCGGATTTTGATGAGAGGTTTGGCAACAGCTAAATCATCAACTCCGACGTTGACAGATGTATTAATAGTTGGTGGGGGACCTGCTGGATTAACTTTAGCTGCATCGATCAAGAATTCTCCTCAACTAAAGGGCTTGAAGACGACATTAGTGGATATGGTGGACTTAAAGGATAAACTATCTAATTTTTATAATTCACCCCCAGATTATTTTACAAATAGAGTTGTCAGTGTTACACCTAGATCTATACATTTCTTAGAAAATAACGCTGGTGCCACATTAATGCACGACAGAATCCAAAGCTATGATGGGCTCTATGTCACGGATGGTTGTTCTAAGGCTACTTTGGACCTGGCAAGGGATTCTATGCTTTGTATGATTGAAATTATAAATATACAGGCTTCTTTATACAATAGGATTTCCCAATATGACCCAAAGAAAGACTCGATTGATATTATCGATAATACCAAAGTGGTTAACATCAGACACAGTGACCCTAATGACCCATTATCCTGGCCTTTGATCACTCTTTCAAATGGTGAAGTGTACAAGACGAGATTATTAGTGGGTGCAGATGGATTCAATTCTCCTACTAGGAGATTTTCTCAGATCCAATCAAGAGGTTGGATGTATAATGCCTATGGTGTTGTGGCTAGTATGAAGTTAGAATATCCACCATTTAAATTAAGAGGATGGCAAAGGTTTTTACCAACTGGACCCATTGCACATTTGCCTATGCCTGAGGATAATGCAACTCTTGTTTGGAGTTCGTCTGAACGATTATCGAGACTTCTTTTATCATTACCTCCAGAATCATTTACTGCACTTATCAACGCAGCCTTTGTCCTGGAGGACGCCGATATGAACTACTATTATCGTACATTGGAAGATGGTTCTATGGACACAAATAAATTGATTGAAGACATCAAATTCCGGACTGAGGAAATATACGCTACTTTGAAGGATGATTCTGAAGTTGATGAAAAGTACCCACCAAAAGTGGTCAGTATAATAGACAAGACAAGAGCACGTTTTCCCTTAAAATTAACTCATGCAGATCGTTATTGTACAGATAGAATTGCTCTTGTTGGTGATGCAGCACATACCACACACCCTCTCGCTGGACAAGGGTTGAACATGGGACAGACAGACGTTCACGGGTTAGTATATGCATTAGAAAAGGCGGTGGAAAGGGGTCTAGACATTGGATCTTCGTTGAGTTTAGAACCTTTTTGGGCAGAGAGATATCCATCCAACAACGTTTTATTAGGAATGGCGGATAAACTATTTAAGTTATATCACACGAGTTTTCCACCTGTGGTGGCCTTAAGAACACTTGGCCTGAATTTGACTAACAAGATTAGCCCAATCAAAAATGTCATTATTGACACACTGGGtggaaatgaaaagtaA
- the ENO1 gene encoding phosphopyruvate hydratase ENO1 (similar to Saccharomyces cerevisiae ENO1 (YGR254W) and ENO2 (YHR174W); ancestral locus Anc_5.62), with protein sequence MAVSKVYARSVYDSRGNPTVEVELTTEKGVFRSIVPSGASTGVHEALEMRDGDKSKWLGKGVLHAVKNVNDVIAPAFVKANIDVKDQKAVDDFLISLDGTANKSKLGANAILGVSLAASRAAAAEKNVPLYKHLADLSKSKTSPYVLPVPFLNVLNGGSHAGGALALQEFMIAPTGAKTFAEALRIGSEVYHNLKSLTKKRYGASAGNVGDEGGVAPNIQTAEEALDLIVDAIKAAGHDGKVKIGLDCASSEFFKDGKYDLDFKNPNSDKSKWLTGPQLADLYHSLMKRYPIVSIEDPFAEDDWEAWSHFFKTAGIQIVADDLTVTNPKRIATAIEKKAADALLLKVNQIGTLSESIKAAQDSFAAGWGVMVSHRSGETEDTFIADLVVGLRTGQIKTGAPARSERLAKLNQLLRIEEELGDNAVFAGENFHHGDKL encoded by the coding sequence ATGGCTGTCTCTAAAGTTTACGCTAGATCCGTCTACGACTCCCGTGGTAACCCAACCGTCGAAGTCGAATTAACCACCGAAAAAGGTGTTTTCAGATCCATTGTTCCATCTGGTGCCTCTACTGGTGTCCATGAAGCTTTGGAAATGAGAGATGGTGACAAATCCAAGTGGTTGGGTAAGGGTGTTTTGCACGCTGTCAAGAACGTCAACGATGTCATTGCTCCAGCTTTCGTCAAGGCTAACATTGATGTTAAGGACCAAAAGGCCGTCGATGActtcttgatttctttgGACGGTACCGCCAACAAGTCCAAGTTGGGTGCTAACGCCATCTTGGGTGTTTCCTTGGCTGCTTCTAGAGCTGCCGCTGCTGAAAAGAACGTTCCATTGTATAAGCACTTGGCTGACTTATCCAAGTCTAAGACTTCTCCATACGTTTTGCCAGTTCCATTCTTGAACGTTTTGAACGGTGGTTCCCACGCTGGTGGTGCTTTGGCCTTACAAGAATTCATGATTGCTCCAACTGGTGCTAAGACCTTCGCTGAAGCTTTGAGAATTGGTTCCGAAGTTTACCACAACTTGAAGTCTTTGACCAAGAAGAGATACGGTGCCTCTGCCGGTAACGTCGGTGACGAAGGTGGTGTTGCTCCAAACATTCAAACTGCTGAAGAAGCTTTGGACTTGATTGTTGACGCTATCAAGGCTGCTGGTCATGACGGTAAGGTCAAGATCGGTTTGGACTGTGCTTCCTCtgaattcttcaaagacGGTAAGTACGACTTGGACTTCAAGAATCCAAACTCTGACAAATCCAAGTGGTTAACCGGTCCCCAATTGGCTGACTTGTACCACTCCTTGATGAAGAGATACCCAATTGTCTCCATCGAAGATCCATTTGCTGAAGATGACTGGGAAGCTTGGTCTCACTTCTTCAAGACCGCTGGTATCCAAATCGTTGCTGATGACTTGACTGTCACCAACCCAAAGAGAATTGCTACCGCTATCGAAAAGAAGGCTGCCGATGCTTTGTTGTTGAAGGTTAACCAAATTGGTACCTTGTCTGAATCCATCAAGGCTGCTCAAGACTCTTTCGCTGCTGGTTGGGGTGTTATGGTTTCCCACAGATCTGGTGAAACTGAAGACACTTTCATCGCTGACTTAGTTGTTGGTTTGAGAACTGGTCAAATCAAGACTGGTGCTCCAGCTAGATCCGAAAGATTGGCTAAATTGAACCAATTGTTGAGAATCGAAGAAGAATTAGGTGACAACGCTGTTTTCGCTGGTGAAAACTTCCACCACGGTGACAAATTATAG
- the PUP2 gene encoding proteasome core particle subunit alpha 5 (similar to Saccharomyces cerevisiae PUP2 (YGR253C); ancestral locus Anc_5.64) encodes MFLTRSEYDRGVSTFSPEGRLFQVEYSLEAIKLGSTAIGIATKEGVVLGVEKRATSPLLESDSIEKIVEIDRHIGCAMSGLTADARSMIEHARTAAVTHNLYYDEDINVESLTQSVCDLALRFGEGASGEERLMSRPFGVALLIAGHDADDGYQLFHAEPSGTFYRYNAKAIGSGSEGAQAELLNEWHSSLTLKEAELLILKILKQVMEEKLDENNAQLSCITKQDGFKIYDDKKTAELIKELKEKEAAESPEEADVEMS; translated from the coding sequence ATGTTTTTAACTAGAAGTGAATATGATCGTGGTGTAAGCACATTTTCTCCAGAAGGTAGATTATTTCAAGTTGAATACTCATTGGAAGCCATTAAATTAGGATCTACAGCAATTGGTATTGCCACGAAAGAAGGTGTTGTACTAGGTGTAGAAAAACGTGCCACTTCTCCATTATTAGAATCAGATTCCATTGAGAAAATTGTGGAGATTGATCGTCACATTGGTTGTGCAATGAGTGGGCTTACAGCAGATGCTCGTTCCATGATTGAACATGCGCGTACTGCCGCAGTAACACATAATCTATACTACGATGAAGACATCAATGTTGAATCTTTAACGCAATCGGTCTGTGATCTCGCTTTAAGGTTCGGTGAAGGTGCGTCCGGTGAAGAAAGGCTAATGTCTAGACCATTTGGGGTTGCCTTATTGATTGCTGGTCATGATGCAGATGATGGATATCAACTTTTCCACGCAGAGCCATCCGGAACTTTTTACCGTTACAATGCTAAAGCCATTGGTTCCGGTTCTGAAGGTGCCCAGGCAGAATTATTGAACGAGTGGCATTCTTCCTTAACTTTAAAAGAAGCTGAGCTTCTTATTTTAAAAATCTTAAAGCAAGTgatggaagaaaaacttgatGAAAACAATGCGCAATTGAGCTGCATAACAAAGCAAGACGGGTTCAAAATATATGACGACAAAAAGACTGCTGAATTAATAAAGGagttgaaagagaaagaggcTGCAGAAAGTCCAGAAGAAGCGGATGTTGAAATGTCATAA
- the GCN5 gene encoding histone acetyltransferase GCN5 (similar to Saccharomyces cerevisiae GCN5 (YGR252W)) translates to MVTKHHTEKDHLDEATTDPEVKRVKLENKLEGTQSEEARTNEPESTNKEERGGFEKETERIGGSEVITDVEKGIVKFEFDGVEYTFKERPSVVEENEGKIEFRVVNNDNTKENMMVLTGLKNIFQKQLPKMPKEYIARLVYDRSHLSMAVIRKPLTVVGGITYRPFDKREFAEIVFCAISSTEQVRGYGAHLMNHLKDYVRNTSNIKYFLTYADNYAIGYFKKQGFTKEITLDKSIWMGYIKDYEGGTLMQCSMLPRIRYLDAGKILLLQEAALRRKIRTISKSHIIRPGLEQFRDLKNIKPIDPMTIPGLKEAGWTPEMDALAQRPKRGPHDAAIQNILTELQNHAAAWPFLQPVNKEEVPDYYDFIKEPMDLSTMEIKLENNKYQKMEDFIYDARLVFNNCRMYNGENTSYYKYANRLEKFFNNKVKEIPEYSHLID, encoded by the coding sequence ATGGTCACAAAACATCATACTGAAAAGGATCATTTGGATGAAGCTACGACGGATCCCGAAGTTAAACGGGTAAAATTAGAAAACAAGCTGGAAGGAACACAATCTGAAGAGGCAAGAACGAACGAACCAGAAAGTACCAATAAGGAGGAAAGAGGGGggtttgaaaaggaaacagAAAGAATTGGAGGATCTGAAGTGATCACAGatgttgaaaaaggaattgtcaaatttgaatttgatggTGTTGAATACACATTTAAAGAGAGACCCAGTGTTGTCGAGGAAAACGAAGGGAAAATCGAGTTTAGGGTAgtaaataatgataatactaaagaaaatatgatgGTTCTCACAGGACTAAaaaacatttttcaaaagcaatTACCGAAGATGCCCAAGGAATATATTGCCAGATTAGTCTACGACCGAAGCCATCTTTCCATGGCTGTCATTAGAAAGCCCTTAACTGTTGTAGGTGGTATAACATATCGACCTTTCGATAAAAGAGAATTTGCAGAAATTGTCTTCTGTGCCATTAGTTCGACAGAGCAAGTTCGCGGTTATGGTGCGCATTTAATGAATCATCTCAAAGACTATGTTAGAAATACTTCCAACATAAAATACTTCTTGACATATGCAGATAATTACGCCATTGgttatttcaaaaagcaAGGTTTCACCAAAGAAATCACATTAGATAAAAGTATATGGATGGGGTATATTAAAGATTATGAAGGTGGTACGTTGATGCAATGCTCTATGTTACCAAGGATACGATATTTGGACGCAGGTAAGATCCTGTTATTACAGGAAGCGGCTCtacgaagaaaaataaggaCGATTTCGAAGTCACATATTATAAGGCCTGGATTAGAGCAATTCAGagacttgaaaaatatcaaaccAATTGATCCAATGACTATTCCTGGTTTGAAAGAAGCCGGTTGGACTCCTGAAATGGATGCGTTGGCGCAACGTCCAAAACGTGGCCCTCATGATGCAGCAATACAAAACATACTCACAGAGTTACAAAATCATGCAGCAGCCTGGCCTTTCTTACAGCCCGTTAATAAAGAGGAAGTGCCCGATTACtatgattttatcaaagagCCAATGGACTTGAGTACCATGGAAATAAAACtagaaaacaacaaatatcaaaaaatggaagattTCATATATGATGCTAGATTGGTGTTCAACAATTGTCGAATGTACAATGGTGAAAATACATCGTATTATAAGTATGCTAATAGGTTAGAGaagtttttcaacaataaagtaaaagaaataccTGAATATTCGCACCTGATTGATTAA
- the NOP19 gene encoding Nop19p (similar to Saccharomyces cerevisiae NOP19 (YGR251W)): MSRAKELQERLNLQAKLQSTFSNNTVTVLEWLKESEKTDEDKVRSDSERNKQLEGYRKLEDGKKAFFELPVLQIGSGLHFRTQDDVSTKEDIHTIGEFVEGDKKVTSLAKKKKRNDQGLQRNNMYRIAKDDTKAMVALKRKMRKGEREELRKKQGLTRSDVSNSYNFSDEDDGGTGRMPQKSTKKTFGLLFDKKKKGRK; this comes from the coding sequence ATGAGTAGGGCCAAAGAATTACAAGAGAGGCTCAATTTGCAAGCCAAACTTCAATCAACTTTTAGTAATAATACGGTTACTGTTTTAGAATGGCTGAAAGAGTCAGAGAAAACTGATGAAGACAAAGTTCGTAGTGACTCAGAACGTAACAAACAACTAGAGGGCTACAGGAAGTTGGAAGATGGTAAAAAGGCATTCTTCGAACTACCCGTTTTGCAGATTGGGTCTGGCCTTCACTTTCGCACACAAGATGACGTTTCCACTAAAGAAGATATACATACTATTGGTGAATTTGTTGAGGGTGACAAAAAAGTAACTTCGTtggcaaagaaaaaaaaacgaaaTGACCAGGGCTTACAGAGAAATAACATGTACAGAATAGCCAAAGACGATACTAAAGCCATGGTTGcactgaaaagaaaaatgaggaAAGGTGAGAGGGAAGAATTAAGGAAAAAACAAGGATTAACCAGAAGCGACGTTTCAAATTCGTATAATTTtagtgatgaagatgatggaGGTACAGGGAGAATGCCGCAAAAATctacaaagaaaacattcggtttactttttgataagaaaaagaagggtCGGAAATGA
- the RIE1 gene encoding Rie1p (similar to Saccharomyces cerevisiae YGR250C), protein MIVAEESLDEVISSGPEDTEICSQQTTVSAEGGEQSLKNERKTSTGLQLEQLANTNLLTIRIKWQQQEENERYNSRISDQIMDTIQQYKGVSVNNSDTEAYEFLPDVKRLQILEQSKDVYLYEHGSQEYGKSYQDNEKEDDWKYDTVLQAQFKHPNSLENACVGISELLKNELNGQYIDKWSIGANKHALTYPGNIFVGGIAKSLSIGELSFLFSKYGTILSMKLIYDRTKGEPNGYGFISYPLGSQASLCIKELNGRVVNGSTLFINYHVERKERERIHWDHVKENNNDDNFRCLFIGNLPYNNPDKVETLITPKEIIEVIKKELSKKLPDFDIISYYFPKRSNTRSSSSVSFNDEGSIDSNKLSNNTNGPAQDEEMLKGYGFIKLINHEQALAVIETFNGFMWHGHRLVVNKAVQHKVYNNHGNHDRQSSVGNHNDMEALEFASNSMYDYNNYTYDRYYFNNNNNKNGNSNDTSNIPYFDSVRSTPVAEKMDLFYPQRESFSEGRGQRVPRFMGNKYDMYQYPSASYSLPIPMSNQQESNLYVKHIPLSWTDEDLYDFYKTFGEIISVKVITVGGSKNKYRQQSNDSSSDSDLPVGSSRGYGFVSFESPLDAAKAILNTDGYQVSKEQVLSVSFAQKRGNLSSSDDEYQSQTDSLSKRQSSQSHNDYQKIYPAKYNKKFINALMSQNHSQQQVPRENYFMPLQYPSSNTKSMNNYSLMSANQNSPNWMMPMFPSFGFIPQVPPVPYMIPPQNSTANHIPIMANGSNEEEEFSNGDYSMDY, encoded by the coding sequence atgattgTTGCAGAAGAATCATTGGATGAAGTAATATCTAGCGGCCCTGAGGATACAGAGATTTGCAGCCAGCAAACGACTGTGAGTGCAGAAGGTGGGGAGCAATCCCTAAAAAACGAAAGGAAAACTTCGACTGGTTTACAGCTGGAACAACTGGCCAATACGAATTTATTGAcaataagaataaaatgGCAgcaacaagaagaaaatgagcGCTACAACTCTCGGATAAGTGATCAAATAATGGACACAATACAGCAGTATAAAGGTGTTTCTGTTAACAATTCTGATACAGAGGCATATGAATTCCTACCAGATGTAAAGAGGTTGCAGATTCTAGAACAAAGTAAAGATGTTTATCTTTATGAACATGGAAGTCAAGAATATGGGAAATCATATCAAGATaacgaaaaagaagatgattgGAAATATGATACTGTTTTACAAGCACAATTTAAACACCCGAACTCACTAGAAAACGCATGCGTAGGTATTTCAGAACTACTTAAAAATGAACTGAATGGGCAATATATTGATAAATGGTCTATAGGTGCAAACAAGCATGCATTGACCTATCCCGGAAATATTTTTGTCGGGGGAATTGCAAAGAGCCTATCCATTGGTGAACTaagttttttgttctcAAAATATGGAACAATACTATCGATGAAGTTGATATATGATAGAACGAAAGGCGAGCCTAATGGATATGGTTTCATTTCTTACCCATTAGGTTCTCAAGCCTCACTGTGCATCAAGGAACTCAACGGTAGGGTGGTAAATGGATCTACGCTATTTATCAACTATCACGTTGAGCGAAAAGAGAGGGAAAGAATTCACTGGGATCACGTCaaggaaaacaataatgacGATAATTTCAGGTGCCTCTTTATAGGCAACTTGCCTTATAATAATCCCGACAAAGTAGAAACGTTGATTACACCTAAGGAAATTATAGAAGTAATCAAGAAAGAGCTGTCAAAAAAACTTCCAGACTTTGATATCATTTCGTATTACTTCCCGAAGAGAAGTAACACAAGGAGTAGTAGTTCCGTAAGCTTCAATGATGAAGGGTCTATAGATTCGAATAAACTATCCAACAATACAAATGGACCTGCtcaagatgaagaaatgtTGAAGGGTTATGGTTTCATCAAGCTCATCAACCACGAACAAGCCTTAGCAGTGATTGAGACATTCAATGGATTTATGTGGCACGGCCATCGACTCGTTGTCAATAAGGCAGTTCAACATAAGGTTTATAACAATCATGGTAACCACGATAGGCAGTCCTCTGTCGGTAACCATAACGATATGGAAGCCTTGGAATTTGCCAGTAACTCGATGTATGATTACAATAATTACACATATGATAGATACTACttcaacaataacaataacaagAACGGGAATAGTAATGATACCTCAAATATACCCTATTTTGATTCTGTAAGGTCAACTCCAGTAGCAGAGAAAATGGATCTCTTTTATCCTCAAAGAGAATCCTTTAGTGAGGGACGTGGACAACGTGTACCTAGATTCATGGGAAACAAATATGACATGTACCAGTATCCATCGGCTTCTTACAGCTTACCTATACCAATGAGTAACCAGCAGGAATCAAACTTATATGTCAAGCACATCCCTCTTTCTTGGACAGATGAAGATCTGTACGATTTTTATAAGACTTTTGGTGAGATAATCAGCGTTAAGGTCATTACTGTGGGCGGTAGTAAGAATAAGTACCGCCAACAATCGAACGATAGCTCTTCGGATAGTGACCTACCGGTAGGTTCATCGAGGGGTTAtggttttgtttcttttgaaagcCCACTGGATGCAGCCAAGGCAATTTTGAATACAGACGGGTATCAGGTAAGCAAGGAACAAGTTTTATCGGTCTCTTTCGCCCAAAAACGTGGTAATTTGTCTTCAAGTGATGATGAGTACCAATCTCAAACCGATAGCTTATCGAAACGTCAAAGTTCTCAATCACACAATGactatcaaaaaatttatcCAGCGAAGTATAATAAGAAATTCATAAATGCCCTCATGAGCCAGAACCACTCGCAACAGCAAGTCCCGAGAGAAAATTACTTTATGCCGCTACAATACCCTAGCAGCAATACTAAGTCTATGAACAATTACAGCTTGATGAGCGCAAACCAAAATAGCCCTAATTGGATGATGCCAATGTTCCCATCATTCGGGTTTATTCCGCAAGTGCCGCCAGTACCTTACATGATTCCTCCACAAAATTCTACAGCAAATCATATTCCTATAATGGCAAACGGTAGcaatgaagaggaagaattCTCAAATGGTGATTATTCCATGGATTACTAA
- the MGA1 gene encoding Mga1p (similar to Saccharomyces cerevisiae MGA1 (YGR249W)): MQPKTFVHQLHSILLEPEVNKWIYWSPTDNMVFFLKPYDPNFSTHVLKRYFKHGNVNSFVRQLHMYGFHKLSHPSPDQVSTNNGNVKELVEWKFTHPSGFFFKEANAGVLNKIQRKSTGVGKDGKRKNILSPISVSYVDASRLNVLPQQSVLASSREPQSMFMGATAHHYSLSQGPPHINLQQQQQNNGPYLISSLPPQQPTVNIMRRQSISARMMNSYDYPNQFSTQDGVMQPQQPQQVIPSSALSGPPMKKSRTLSSADDLKATSLPIANYPMPYHPGTFVQQQQPLSTIAPYSSFSTPFSSMMNSLSNSASNSPALGVCNNNVTLPKKNDTSERQALDNHIQTLKNSLSTITDLIERHINDSQQDENITKTNDALNKDLRTSLSLLQNSKEEIAQLENKWTSIQSVKTPVLPLQETTNTSSILTPLTSSITPKSMPIITKSESSNKPASY; the protein is encoded by the coding sequence ATGCAGCCTAAAACTTTCGTCCACCAACTCCACTCAATTCTTCTGGAACCGGAAGTGAACAAATGGATATACTGGTCTCCGACAGATAATatggtattttttttgaagccaTACGACCCTAACTTTAGCACGCATGTTCTGAAACGTTATTTTAAGCATGGAAATGTTAATAGTTTTGTTCGTCAATTGCACATGTACGGGTTTCACAAACTATCACATCCTTCTCCTGACCAGGTATCTACCAATAATGGCAACGTGAAAGAACTTGTTGAATGGAAATTCACTCATCCATCGgggttcttcttcaaagagGCCAATGCCGGtgttttgaataaaattcaaaggaaaAGCACTGGTGTAGGGAAAGatggtaaaagaaaaaatattctgtCACCAATTTCTGTTAGTTATGTTGATGCTTCAAGACTAAATGTTCTTCCTCAACAATCCGTTCTTGCTTCCTCAAGGGAACCTCAAAGCATGTTTATGGGTGCTACTGCGCATCATTACTCATTATCGCAAGGTCCTCCGCATATAAATttacagcagcagcaacagaATAATGGTCCCTATCTCATATCTTCACTGCCTCCTCAACAACCCACCGTCAACATAATGCGAAGGCAAAGCATCTCTGCAAGGATGATGAACTCTTACGATTATCCTAATCAATTTTCCACCCAGGATGGTGTAATGCAGCCTCAACAACCGCAACAGGTAATTCCTTCATCAGCATTATCAGGTCCTCCGATGAAGAAGTCACGAACGCTATCCTCGGCCGACGATTTAAAGGCAACTTCCTTGCCAATCGCTAATTATCCCATGCCATATCACCCGGGAACTTTTGTCcaacagcagcaacctCTTTCTACAATTGCGCCATATTCCTCTTTTTCTACTCCATTCTCCTCGATGATGAACTCTCTTTCCAATTCTGCTTCTAATTCACCTGCCTTAGGAGtttgtaataataatgtaaCACTACCTAAAAAGAACGATACTAGTGAAAGGCAAGCTTTAGATAACCATATACAAACATTAAAAAATTCTCTATCAACAATTACTGATTTAATAGAGAGGCATATTAACGACTCGCAACAAGACGAAAATATAACTAAAACTAATGATGCTTTAAATAAAGACCTTCGAACAAGTTTATCCTTATTACAGAATTCTAAGGAGGAAATCGCACAACTGGAAAATAAATGGACATCCATACAATCCGTTAAGACACCTGTTTTACCCTTGCAAGAAACTACAAATACATCATCCATCTTAACTCCCTTGACCTCAAGCATCACGCCCAAGAGTATGCCTATAATAACAAAGAGTGAATCCTCCAATAAACCAGCATCGTACTAA
- the SOL4 gene encoding 6-phosphogluconolactonase SOL4 (similar to Saccharomyces cerevisiae SOL4 (YGR248W) and SOL3 (YHR163W); ancestral locus Anc_5.78), which produces MVKLQRFTKEKTLVHEFGRYILEKQDLALAGNDDAVFNIAISGGSMNQVLYESLVTDKNIFPHIKWPQWRIFFCDERLVPFESPQSNYGQFKRTVLDPLVHEDDQLNLGPTVYTINESLIGGGETANKKIAEEYDSLLPASFDLILLGCGDDGHTCSLFPGVEFNYLVEEMDRKVLWCYNSPKPPKDRITFTLTVIAEAKNVCFLVKGFAKKAIMHDVLIVKNGELPSVLVNEMVGTKVTWFLDEEAGALIPQNC; this is translated from the coding sequence ATGGTAAAATTGCAACGGTTTACTAAGGAGAAGACTTTGGTTCACGAATTCGGCAGGTATATCCTTGAAAAGCAAGACTTGGCGTTGGCGGGTAACGATGATGCAGTGTTTAACATTGCCATTAGCGGAGGATCGATGAATCAGGTACTGTACGAAAGTTTGGTAACTGACAAAAACATATTCCCACACATTAAATGGCCGCAATggagaatatttttctgcGACGAAAGATTGGTGCCTTTTGAAAGCCCCCAGAGCAACTACGGTCAGTTCAAGAGAACCGTTTTGGACCCTCTAGTGCACGAGGACGACCAATTGAACTTAGGCCCCACAGTGTACACAATCAATGAATCATTGATTGGTGGGGGTGAAACGGCTAATAAGAAGATCGCTGAAGAGTACGATTCTTTGCTACCAGCATCATTCGATCTGATTTTACTCGGATGTGGTGACGATGGACATACGTGCTCGTTGTTTCCTGGGGTGGAATTCAATTATCTCGTAGAGGAGATGGACCGTAAAGTTTTATGGTGCTATAATTCACCGAAGCCACCTAAGGACAGGATCACATTTACTTTAACTGTTATTGCAGAAGCTAAGAACGTGTGCTTCCTTGTTAAGGGATTTGCTAAAAAGGCTATCATGCATGACGTGCTAATTGTAAAGAATGGCGAACTACCTAGTGTGTTGGTTAATGAAATGGTTGGGACGAAGGTCACATGGTTTCTCGATGAGGAAGCAGGCGCGTTAATTCCCCAGAACTGCTAG